One genomic window of Mucilaginibacter sp. SJ includes the following:
- a CDS encoding polysaccharide deacetylase family protein, whose product MLNFRNTNIVFGCLLVLLVVADLLYGVSLWACVALAFVYLLILFYGCYYIGSNFFIQVMCSAETDKKIITITFDDGPDSVNTPQILNILQKHHVPAAFFCIGNRIAGKGAVLKQIHEQGHIIGNHSFSHHFWFDLFSSAKMLDDMRLMDQAMKQATGLTPLLFRPPYGVINPNLKKAVIKGGYVPIGWSVRSMDTVINDPQKLLNKVVSRLNPGAVFLFHDTGAAIISVLPLFIEQAKAQGYQIVRLDKMLNLQAYA is encoded by the coding sequence ATGCTAAATTTCAGGAATACCAATATCGTATTTGGTTGTCTGCTGGTATTGCTGGTGGTGGCCGATCTGCTGTATGGAGTATCTTTATGGGCTTGTGTGGCTTTAGCTTTTGTGTACCTGCTCATCCTCTTTTACGGCTGTTATTACATCGGCTCCAACTTTTTTATACAAGTGATGTGTTCCGCAGAAACTGATAAAAAAATCATTACCATTACTTTTGATGACGGGCCGGATAGCGTTAATACCCCGCAAATCCTGAACATCCTGCAAAAGCATCATGTACCTGCCGCCTTCTTCTGCATAGGCAACAGGATAGCCGGTAAAGGGGCTGTTTTGAAGCAGATTCACGAGCAAGGCCATATCATCGGCAACCATAGCTTTTCCCATCATTTCTGGTTCGATCTGTTTTCATCTGCAAAAATGCTGGATGATATGAGATTGATGGATCAGGCTATGAAACAGGCGACCGGCTTAACCCCGCTCCTGTTCAGGCCGCCATACGGGGTTATTAATCCCAATCTTAAAAAAGCTGTTATCAAAGGAGGCTATGTGCCCATTGGCTGGAGTGTACGCTCGATGGATACGGTGATTAATGATCCTCAAAAACTTTTAAACAAAGTTGTGAGCCGTTTAAACCCCGGCGCGGTTTTCCTGTTTCATGATACAGGCGCCGCAATAATCTCGGTTCTACCCCTGTTTATTGAACAGGCTAAAGCACAGGGATATCAAATAGTGCGGCTGGATAAAATGCTAAATTTACAGGCTTATGCGTGA
- a CDS encoding outer membrane lipoprotein carrier protein LolA, whose product MLMVIAGSAITAQAQHAGYTQLSDLSKFKQQFADVAAKINSIKSDFTQEKSLSMLSEKITSKGKFWYRKPNMLRMEYTQPFSYLMILNKDNVYIKDGQKENKVSTRSNKVFKQINKIVVDCIQGTALNSGDFKSAVYENKGTYLVSLSPVNKQLSDFFKTIEITVDKKDYSVNTIEMLEGTGDSTTLHFTNKEINANIPDAFFAIK is encoded by the coding sequence ATGTTAATGGTGATTGCTGGTTCGGCCATCACCGCTCAGGCCCAGCACGCAGGCTATACCCAGCTATCAGATCTCAGCAAATTCAAACAGCAATTTGCCGATGTTGCTGCAAAAATCAATAGCATTAAAAGCGATTTCACCCAGGAAAAAAGCCTGAGCATGTTATCGGAAAAGATCACATCGAAAGGCAAATTCTGGTACCGGAAACCCAATATGCTGCGGATGGAGTATACCCAGCCATTCAGCTATCTCATGATCCTGAACAAGGACAATGTGTACATTAAAGATGGACAAAAAGAAAACAAGGTATCCACCCGCTCCAACAAAGTATTTAAGCAGATCAACAAAATCGTTGTCGATTGTATACAGGGAACGGCACTCAATAGCGGCGATTTTAAATCGGCGGTATACGAAAACAAGGGCACCTATTTAGTTTCTCTATCCCCTGTCAATAAACAACTGAGTGACTTTTTCAAAACCATCGAGATCACTGTTGATAAAAAAGATTATTCGGTAAACACCATCGAAATGCTGGAAGGTACGGGCGATAGCACTACCCTGCATTTCACCAATAAAGAGATCAATGCCAATATCCCGGATGCGTTTTTTGCTATTAAGTAG
- a CDS encoding DUF308 domain-containing protein encodes MSANKTLIIETSAAANTARELRKLYFTRVAFSVTWVILVSLLAKTSFTAATILLVIYPLWDVVGTFLDIRANQGNGTSVTPQYVNVAISIVTTLSVGFAITKGVPAALIVFGGWALLTGLIQLVLGLKRRKEFGGQWPMILSGGQSMLAGVSFIAMAHSPNMGIANLAGYSAFGAFYYLLAAIRLGKSAKTVAQN; translated from the coding sequence ATGTCAGCAAATAAAACATTGATCATAGAAACTTCAGCCGCGGCTAATACAGCCCGCGAGTTGCGTAAGCTTTATTTTACAAGGGTAGCATTTTCAGTTACCTGGGTAATATTGGTATCGTTATTGGCTAAAACTTCATTTACCGCAGCAACCATACTGCTTGTGATCTATCCGTTATGGGATGTTGTAGGTACATTCCTTGATATCCGTGCTAATCAAGGCAACGGAACATCGGTAACACCGCAATATGTAAACGTTGCTATTAGCATCGTTACAACCCTGTCGGTAGGTTTTGCTATAACCAAAGGAGTGCCTGCCGCGTTAATTGTATTTGGCGGATGGGCTTTGTTAACAGGATTAATCCAATTGGTATTGGGCTTAAAAAGACGTAAAGAGTTTGGCGGCCAATGGCCAATGATATTAAGTGGGGGGCAATCTATGCTTGCCGGTGTGTCATTTATAGCAATGGCGCACTCGCCTAATATGGGGATTGCAAATTTGGCAGGGTATTCGGCCTTTGGTGCTTTTTACTATTTATTGGCAGCCATTAGGTTAGGGAAAAGTGCGAAGACTGTTGCGCAGAATTGA
- a CDS encoding Crp/Fnr family transcriptional regulator — MADKQQVLNELLGNFAGMSENDVAVSLPYWRTRKIEKGDFFNMQNIVCTDLALINKGLFRIYYVHPETQEEKNIYFFSERQFLVSFRSFINQYPCAYYIQAMEDAEIISINYNDLQYLYSTPTGWQRFGRLVAELFFNQSQARTEEFLFNTAEERYLKMITQHPNIVSRIPAYHISSYLGIKNPSLTRIKKRLSQQKP, encoded by the coding sequence ATGGCCGATAAGCAACAGGTATTAAACGAACTTCTTGGCAATTTTGCCGGTATGTCTGAAAACGATGTGGCGGTTAGCTTGCCGTATTGGCGCACCCGTAAAATTGAGAAAGGCGATTTTTTTAACATGCAGAACATTGTATGTACCGATCTTGCGCTTATTAACAAAGGTCTGTTCCGGATCTACTACGTACACCCCGAAACACAGGAAGAAAAGAACATCTACTTTTTTTCGGAAAGGCAGTTCCTGGTATCATTCCGCAGTTTTATCAATCAATACCCTTGCGCATATTATATCCAGGCTATGGAAGATGCCGAGATCATCTCCATCAACTATAATGATCTTCAATATCTTTACTCCACTCCAACCGGCTGGCAACGCTTCGGTCGCCTGGTTGCCGAATTATTCTTTAACCAATCGCAAGCCCGTACCGAAGAGTTTTTATTTAATACAGCCGAAGAGCGTTATTTGAAAATGATAACGCAGCATCCCAATATCGTAAGCCGCATTCCCGCATATCATATTTCATCTTATTTAGGCATTAAAAACCCATCTCTTACCCGCATCAAGAAGCGACTATCACAGCAAAAGCCTTAA